A stretch of the Vigna radiata var. radiata cultivar VC1973A chromosome 9, Vradiata_ver6, whole genome shotgun sequence genome encodes the following:
- the LOC106774276 gene encoding probable 2-oxoglutarate/Fe(II)-dependent dioxygenase: MGEVEAAFVQEVQHRPKLGVIEAEEIPVIDLSPVTKEAVSDPCSVERLVKEIGSACKEWGFFQVINHGVPVVLRENIEKASRMFFSQSVEEKRKVRRDERNAMGYYDTEHTKNVRDWKEVFDSVAKDHTPVPLTPDEHDDRLTYWTNSNPQYPPHLRSTITKYVEETEKLSLKLMELIALSLGLEAKRFEEYFVKDQTSLFHLNYYPTCPSPHLALGVGPHKDIGALTVLAQDEVEGLEVKHNGEWIRIKLIPNSFIINLGDIVQVWSNDAYESPEHRVVVNSEKERYSYPFFLFPAQETEVKPMEELINDQNLSKYRPYKWGKFLAHRFSTNFKKRLGENIQILHYKIK, from the exons ATGGGAGAGGTAGAGGCTGCTTTCGTCCAAGAGGTGCAACACAGACCAAAGTTGGGTGTGATCGAAGCTGAAGAAATTCCTGTGATAGATCTGTCTCCAGTAACGAAGGAGGCAGTTTCAGATCCATGTTCCGTTGAAAGGTTGGTGAAGGAGATAGGGAGTGCGTGCAAGGAATGGGGTTTCTTCCAAGTAATAAACCATGGGGTGCCTGTGGTTCTGAGAGAAAACATTGAGAAAGCTTCAAGGATGTTCTTTAGTCAGAGTGTGGAGGAGAAGAGGAAGGTTAGGAGAGATGAGAGGAATGCCATGGGTTATTATGACACTGAGCACACCAAGAACGTTAGGGACTGGAAAGAAGTGTTTGATTCTGTAGCCAAAGACCACACTCCGGTTCCTCTCACTCCTGATGAACACGATGATCGACTCACTTACTGGACTAATTCCAATCCTCAGTACCCTCCACACCTCAG GAGTACAATCACAAAGTATGTTGAAGAGACGGAGAAATTGTCCTTGAAATTAATGGAGCTTATAGCTTTGAGCTTAGGCCTTGAAGCAAAAAGGTTTGAGGAATATTTTGTGAAAGATCAAACTAGCCTTTTTCATCTTAACTATTATCCTACATGCCCTAGTCCACACCTAGCCCTTGGTGTTGGTCCACACAAGGATATCGGAGCTCTAACCGTTCTTGCACAAGATGAGGTTGAAGGATTAGAAGTGAAACACAATGGAGAATGGATAAGAATTAAACTCATTCCAAATTCCTTCATTATCAACCTTGGTGATATTGTTCAG GTTTGGAGTAATGATGCATATGAGAGTCCAGAGCATAGAGTGGTGGTAAACTCTGAGAAAGAAAGATATTCCTATCCATTCTTCCTCTTCCCTGCACAGGAAACTGAGGTGAAGCCTATGGAGGAGTTGATAAATGACCAAAACCTTTCCAAATATAGGCCATACAAATGGGGCAAGTTTCTTGCTCACAGATTTAGCACCAATTTCAAGAAACGACTGGGGGAAAACattcaaatattacattacaagattaaataa
- the LOC106773379 gene encoding uncharacterized protein LOC106773379, with protein MAGMIQSNLPIFDGKNFEDWCVKMDAILGFQEIDEIVKIGFKEPTKNATNEEKKAYKENRKLDCKARMILHQCISAAIFQKVSKATTAKETWEILQDGYETAGNMKEIKLQSLRRQYELLNMGEQETIEGYIGRIQVVVNAMRACDKVVKDKKIVHKILRTLTPQYDHIVVAILQSRDLEKLKVEELQNSLEVDEQRLLERKAAEQETTQNINQALQAKTFKNRGTGRGRGRSRGGRGGRNGGRCNSEQSKGNEGNEQGNGRGRGKPTRGRGGDRKNTDKRNMQCYTCNKFGHYSSECWHNDNAKKEQNDEVNLAKEELVSDSDHVALMNIVADKRNDGKCETRGESLLYILSSNEDKYIKNTSQKEHVSTLGESMHAKDEVSNKTRQTEHVSLARETVYAQEDMSWYLDSACSNHMTGNKKWLIDLDTSVKSVVRFADDSVVQAEGSGKVLITRKNGKPVYMHNVLYVPMMKSNLLSLGQLLEKGYSMQLQKRNIEVYDEQQRLLIKAPLARNRTFKVELNVVEVQCLAAEGANAEEWLWHYRFGHLNFKSLCQLRDK; from the coding sequence ATGGCGGGGATGATCCAGAGTAATCTACCCATATTTGACGGAAAGAACTTCGAAGATTGGTGCGTCAAGATGGATGCTATTCTTGGTTTTCAGGAGATCGATGAGATTGTGAAGATTGGGTTTAAAGAACCCACAAAGAACGCTACAAACGAAGAAAAGAAGGCATACAAAGAGAATAGAAAGCTAGATTGCAAAGCACGCATGATATTGCATCAATGCATTTCGGCAGCGATTTTTCAGAAAGTGTCAAAGGCGACAACGGCTAAAGAAACATGGGAGATCCTACAAGATGGGTATGAAACTGCTGgaaatatgaaagaaattaaGCTACAGTCACTACGACGACAGTATGAGCTTTTAAACATGGGTGAACAAGAAACGATTGAAGGTTACATCGGCAGAATCCAAGTGGTTGTCAATGCAATGCGTGCATGTGACAAGGTTGTCAAGGACAAGAAGATCGTTCATAAAATCCTAAGGACTCTCACGCCTCAATACGACCACATTGTCGTAGCCATTCTGCAAAGCAGAGACTTGGAAAAGCTGAAGGTCGAAGAGTTGCAAAACTCTCTTGAAGTAGATGAGCAACGTTTGTTGGAGAGAAAAGCCGCAGAACAAGAGACTACTCAGAATATTAATCAAGCCCTACAAGCCAAGACCTTCAAGAATCGTGGAACGGGCAGAGGCAGAGGTAGGTCTCGTGGCGGTCGAGGAGGCAGAAATGGTGGGAGATGCAATTCAGAGCAAAGCAAAGGTAATGAAGGCAATGAACAAGGCAATGGCAGAGGTAGAGGAAAACCCACCAGAGGCAGAGGAGGCGACAGAAAGAACACTGACAAGAGGAATATGCAGTGCTATACGTGCAATAAATTCGGTCACTATTCGTCGGAGTGCTGGCACAATGATAATGCCAAGAAAGAACAAAACGATGAAGTGAATCTTGCAAAAGAGGAGCTGGTCTCGGATTCAGATCATGTTGCCTTGATGAATATTGTTGCGGATAAAAGAAATGATGGTAAGTGTGAAACACGTGGTGAATCCTTGCTATATATACTTAGTAGTAACGAAGACAAGTATATAAAGAATACTAGTCAAAAGGAACATGTGTCGACGCTTGGAGAATCAATGCATGCAAAGGATGAAGTGTCAAACAAAACCAGACAGACAGAACATGTGTCATTAGCTAGAGAAACAGTTTACGCACAGGAAGACATGTCATGGTATCTCGATTCTGCATGCTCTAACCATATGACAGGTAACAAAAAATGGTTAATTGATTTAGACACCAGTGTCAAGAGTGTTGTCCGATTTGCAGATGATAGTGTAGTTCAAGCAGAGGGATCAGGAAAGGTGTTGATCACGCGGAAGAATGGTAAACCTGTGTATATGCATAATGTTCTTTATGTGCCCATGATGAAAAGCAACCTTTTGAGCCTTGGACAGCTTCTGGAAAAGGGATACTCTATGCAATTGCAGAAAAGAAACATTGAAGTTTATGATGAACAACAAAGGTTGTTGATCAAGGCACCTCTTGCTCGAAATAGAACGTTCAAGGTTGAATTGAACGTTGTAGAAGTACAATGCCTAGCTGCAGAAGGTGCTAATGCAGAAGAGTGGCTTTGGCACTACCGTTTTGgacatttaaatttcaaaagtttgTGTCAGTTGAGAGATAAATAA
- the LOC106774376 gene encoding ribulose bisphosphate carboxylase/oxygenase activase 2, chloroplastic — protein MAASVPTFGAVNMAPLKLNGCSSGVTGSPFFGICLKKTSSVRSSQKSVCGNFKVSAEIEYDEEKQTSKDRWGGLAYDTSDDQQDITRGKGMVDTLFQAPMESGTHYAVMSSYDYISAGLRQYNLDNTMDGFYIAPAFMDKIVVHITKNFLSLPNIKVPLILGIWGGKGQGKSFQCELVFAKMGINPIMMSAGELESGNAGEPAKLIRQRYREAADIIRKGKMCCLFINDLDAGAGRLGGTTQYTVNNQMVNATLMNIADNPTNVQLPGMYNKEENPRVPIIVTGNDFSTLYAPLIRDGRMEKFYWAPTRDDRIGVCQGIFRTDGIPKEDIIKLVDTFPGQSIDFFGALRARVYDDEVRKWISGVGVENVGKKLVNSKEGPPTFKQPQMSLSKLLEYGNMLVQEQENVKRVQLADKYLKEAALGDANEDAMKTGNFYGQAAQQVHVPVPEGCTDPAAENYDPTARSDDGSCTYTL, from the exons ATGGCTGCCTCAGTGCCAACCTTTGGAGCTGTTAACATGGCACCG TTGAAACTGAATGGCTGTAGCAGTGGAGTGACAGGCTCTCCATTCTTTGGAATCTGTTTGAAGAAAACCAGTTCTGTGAGATCTAGCCAGAAGAGTGTGTGTGGGAATTTCAAAGTTTCTGCTGAGATTGAATATGATGAGGAGAAACAGACTTCAAAGGATAGATGGGGAGGACTTGCTTATGACACTTCCGATGACCAGCAGGATATCACTAGAGGGAAGGGAATGGTGGACACTCTCTTCCAAGCTCCCATGGAGAGTGGCACTCACTATGCTGTCATGAGTTCCTATGATTACATCAGTGCTGGTCTTCGCCA GTACAATTTGGACAACACCATGGATGGCTTCTATATTGCTCCTGCATTTATGGATAAGATTGTTGTTCACATCACCAAGAACTTTTTGTCCTTGCCAAATATTAAGGTTCCTCTTATTTTGGGTATTTGGGGAGGCAAAGGTCAGGGGAAATCCTTCCAATGTGAGCTTGTCTTTGCCAAGATGGGAATCaa CCCCATAATGATGAGTGCTGGAGAATTGGAGAGTGGAAATGCTGGAGAGCCTGCTAAGTTGATCAGGCAAAGATACCGTGAGGCAGCAGACATTATCAGAAAAGGAAAGATGTGCTGTCTCTTCATCAATGATCTTGATGCTGGAGCTGGTAGGCTTGGTGGAACAACTCAGTACACTGTGAACAACCAGATGGTGAATGCAACCCTCATGAACATTGCTGACAACCCAACCAATGTCCAACTTCCTGGCATGTACAACAAGGAGGAGAATCCCCGTGTTCCAATCATAGTCACTGGCAATGACTTCTCAACATTGTATGCTCCTCTCATTCGTGATGGTCGTATGGAGAAGTTCTATTGGGCACCTACTCGAGATGACAGGATTGGTGTCTGCCAAGGCATTTTCAGAACAGATGGTATCCCAAAGGAAGACATCATCAAGCTTGTTGACACTTTCCCTGGGCAATCTATTG ACTTCTTTGGTGCCTTGAGGGCCAGAGTGTATGATGATGAAGTGAGAAAGTGGATTTCTGGGGTGGGAGTGGAGAATGTTGGGAAAAAGTTAGTGAATTCAAAGGAGGGACCACCAACTTTTAAGCAACCACAGATGTCTCTTAGCAAGCTCCTTGAGTATGGAAACATGCTTGTCCAAGAGCAAGAGAATGTGAAGAGAGTTCAACTGGCTGACAAATACCTCAAAGAGGCTGCACTTGGAGATGCAAATGAAGATGCCATGAAGACAGGAAACTTCTATG GACAAGCAGCTCAGCAAGTTCATGTTCCTGTTCCTGAAGGTTGCACTGACCCTGCTGCAGAAAACTATGATCCAACAGCCAGAAGTGATGATGGAAGCTGCACATATACACTTTAG